One Mugil cephalus isolate CIBA_MC_2020 chromosome 12, CIBA_Mcephalus_1.1, whole genome shotgun sequence DNA segment encodes these proteins:
- the si:ch211-45c16.2 gene encoding mitogen-activated protein kinase kinase kinase 13: MHMHDTMGSSPEVLSWTSCPSLLVGKLKEELKLTVVGDTIKKSNSPNSQPQPPQAPPPNLPPQIITDLAPPSHLPVPLQTLQTPGQDEDSVLGGVSPQNIALSVDSMRSEGGHFDNSVLQLQEHEEAVSPGSCEHGGCVSGMDEHTGEGDCPVGHNGDGRPSHPHHHDDIKLHFQRGGPGSGGFLEGLFGCLRPVWNIIGKTYSTEYKLQQQDMWEVPFEEISELQWLGSGAQGAVFLGKFRSEEVAIKKVREQKETDIKHLRKLKHPNIISFKGVCTQAPCYCIIMEYCAQGQLYEVLRAGRKVTPRLLVDWASGIASGMNYLHLHKIIHRDLKSPNVLVTHNDTVKISDFGTSKELSDKSTKMSFAGTVAWMAPEVIRNEPVSEKVDIWSFGVVLWELLTGEIPYKDVDSSAIIWGVGSNSLHLPVPSTCPDGFKILMKQTWQGKPRNRPSFRQILLHLDIASADVLGAPQETYFKSQSEWREEVKKHFEKIKSEGTCIHRLDEELIRRRRDELRHALDIREHYERKLERANNLYMELSAIMLQLEVREKELMKREQAVEKKYPGSYKRHLVRPIVRSNAVEKLIKKKGSISHKPGMPSTKRPDLLRSDGIPSVDPLPSPSPLSASPKVSTPPGKTRYRSKPRHRRANSKGSHSEFPAVLKPVAGAPEDTQSLQEQPFHHHHHHHIPPQTEGPILPLKGREEAVVNCANNLRYFGPAAALRSPQTDHLQRRVSGSSPDLISTAVDADTRQRTSSTSSNPVPGAGAGSLCPCCQAHPFPGCLHCQETPPASSQPELPHYSLLNTQESSQSASGAPNKDSVSGGDAAKKTETQGQDASQPTHNLPSALPRTLRPLRKGGDESSEEEEGEVDSEVEFPRRQRPHRCMSSFQSYSTFSSENLSVSDGEEGNTSDHSHSGPLERLSASQEEHLDELLSHTPDIPIDISTQSDGLSDKECAVRRVKTQISLGKLCSDEHSYENPLQFGDSDCDTSEAECSDATIRNNKAGAPSSW, from the exons ATGCACATGCACGACACCATGGGCAGCTCCCCCGAGGTGCTCTCTTGGACTTCCTGCCCCAGTCTGCTGGTGGGCAAGCTGAAGGAGGAGCTCAAACTCACTGTGGTCGGGGACACCATCAAGAAATCAAACTCGCCCAACTCCCAACCCCAGCCTCCTCAGGCCCCTCCCCCTAACTTACCCCCTCAAATTATCACGGACCTCGCCCCGCCGTCGCACCTGCCCGTCCCCCTGCAGACGCTGCAGACCCCCGGCCAGGATGAGGACTCGGTGCTGGGGGGCGTCAGCCCGCAGAACATCGCCTTGAGCGTGGACTCGATGCGGAGCGAGGGCGGCCACTTCGACAACAGCGTGCTCCAGCTGCAGGAGCACGAGGAGGCCGTGTCGCCGGGGTCCTGTGAGCACGGCGGGTGTGTCAGCGGCATGGACGAGCACACGGGAGAAGGGGACTGTCCCGTGGGACACAACGGAGACGGCAGGCCGAGCCACCCGCATCACCACGACGACATCAAGCTGCACTTCCAAAGAGGAGGGCCCGGGTCCGGGGGCTTCTTGGAGGGTCTGTTCGGCTGCCTCCGGCCTGTCTGGAACATCATAGGAAAGACATATTCAACGGAATACAAGCTACAACAGCAAG ACATGTGGGAGGTTCCGTTTGAGGAGATCTCAGAGCTGCAGTGGCTGGGCAGCGGTGCGCAGGGAGCCGTCTTCTTGGGCAAGTTCCGCTCTGAGGAGGTGGCCATCAAGAAGGTGCGAGAGCAGAAGGAGACGGACATCAAACACCTGCGGAAGCTCAAGCATCCCAACATCATCAGCTTCAA GGGTGTGTGCACCCAGGCGCCCTGTTACTGCATCATCATGGAGTATTGCGCCCAGGGCCAACTGTATGAGGTGCTGAGGGCAGGGAGGAAAGTGACCCCCCGGCTGCTGGTGGACTGGGCCTCAGGCATCGCCAGCGGCATGAACTACCTACACCTTCACAAGATCATCCACAGAGATCTCAAGTCTCCCAA TGTTTTGGTCACCCACAACGACACTGTGAAAATCTCTGACTTTGGAACGTCCAAAGAGCTCAGCGACAAAAGTACAAAGATGTCATTCGCGGGGACAGTGGCGTGGATGGCCCCAGAAGTGATAAGAAATGAGCCTGTGTCTGAAAAAGTTGACATCTG GTCATTCGGAGTTGTGTTATGGGAGCTGCTGACTGGCGAGATTCCCTACAAAGACGTGGACTCCTCCGCCATCATTTGGGGCGTCGGCAGCAACAGTCTTCACCTCCCTGTCCCCTCCACCTGCCCGGATGGGTTTAAAATCCTCATGAAGCAAACATG GCAGGGCAAGCCCAGGAACAGGCCTTCGTTTCGCCAGATTCTCCTACATCTGGACATTGCCTCTGCTGACGTTCTTGGAGCTCCTCAGGAGACCTACTTCAAGTCTCAG TctgaatggagggaggaggtgaagaaacaTTTCGAGAAGATCAAAAGTGAAGGCACCTGCATCCACAGGCTGGACGAGGAACTGATCCGACGCAGGAGGGATGAACTCAG GCATGCTCTGGACATCAGGGAGCACTACGAGAGGAAACTGGAGAGAGCCAACAACCTTTACATGGAGCTCAGTGCCATTATGCTACAGCTGGAGGTCCGAGAGAAGGAACTAATGAA GAGAGAGCAAGCAGTGGAGAAGAAATATCCCGGGTCCTATAAGCGTCACCTGGTCCGACCCATCGTCAGGTCCAACGCTGTAGAGAAGCTCATCAAGAAGAAAGGAAGCATTTCCCATAAACCTGGGATGCCTTCTACAAAGAG GCCAGACTTGCTTCGCTCCGATGGCATCCCCAGTGTTGAtcctcttccctccccctcACCACTGTCTGCCAGCCCAAAGGTTTCCACGCCTCCTGGCAAAACCCGCTACCGAAGCAAGCCTCGCCACCGCCGCGCCAACAGTAAGGGGAGCCACAGCGAGTTCCCCGCCGTGCTGAAGCCTGTCGCCGGGGCGCCCGAAGACACCCAGTCCCTCCAGGAACAACcattccaccaccaccaccaccaccacatcccACCGCAGACCGAGGGGCCCATCCTCCCGCTGAAAGGCCGCGAAGAGGCCGTCGTCAACTGTGCCAACAACTTGCGCTACTTTGGACCCGCGGCCGCCCTCCGTAGCCCCCAGACCGACCACCTGCAGCGCCGCGTCTCCGGCTCCAGCCCCGACCTCATTTCTACCGCCGTGGACGCGGACACGCGACAGCGGACTTCGTCCACCAGCTCCAACCCCGTACCGGGTGCGGGCGCCGGTTCTTTATGTCCCTGCTGCCAGGCTCACCCCTTCCCCGGCTGCCTACACTGTCAGGAGACCCCTCCCGCATCGAGCCAGCCAGAGCTGCCGCACTACTCGCTGCTCAACACCCAAGAAAGCTCCCAGTCTGCTTCCGGGGCGCCCAACAAAGACTCGGTCTCAGGCGGAGACGCCGCAAAGAAGACCGAGACGCAGGGACAGGATGCTTCTCAACCCACACACAACCTGCCCTCTGCACTGCCCCGCACCCTCAGGCCACTCAGGAAG GGTGGCGATGAGtcatctgaagaagaagagggagaggtggaTAGTGAAGTGGAGTTTCCAAGGAGACAGAG ACCTCACCGCTGCATGAGCAGCTTCCAGTCCTACTCCACCTTCAGCTCAGAGAACCTGTCAGTGTCTGACGGAGAGGAGGGAAACACCAGCGACCACTCGCACAGCGGGCCCCTGGAGAGGCTGAGCGCCAGCCAGGAGGAGCACCTGGACGAGCTGCTGTCGCACACGCCGGACATCCCCATTGACATCTCCACCCAGTCAGACGGCCTCTCCGACAAGGAGTGCGCCGTCCGCAGGGTGAAGACGCAGATCTCGTTGGGAAAACTGTGCTCTGACGAACACAGCTACGAG AATCCGCTACAGTTCGGGGACTCGGACTGTGACACGTCTGAAGCCGAGTGCTCCGATGCCACCATTAGAAACAACAAAGCCGGGGCTCCGTCCTCGTGGTGA